Proteins from a single region of Stappia sp. ES.058:
- the gor gene encoding glutathione-disulfide reductase — MNEFEFDLFVIGGGSGGVRAARIAAGHGARVGIAEEFRYGGTCVIRGCVPKKLFVQASKFSEEFEDAAGFGWDVGASSFNWERLIDAKDREIARLENVYRRNLERSGVEMFDSRAVLEDEHTVHIMSVDRRVRAKTILIATGATPNVDADLPGGEHVITSNEAFHLADFPKRVVVAGGGYIAVEFAGIFAGLGADTTLIYRGEEILRGFDDDLRKVLHEEMEKKGIRVLCGDVFTSIEKRGDNDFVGHTKLGEAIEADRIMFAIGRRPNTAGLGLEAAGVVTSASGAIAVDDQSRTNVPSVYAVGDVTDRVNLTPVAIREGHAFADTVFGGKTWSADHTMIPTAVFSQPEIGTVGMTQAEAVAKHGTVDVYRAHFRPMKHTLSGRDEKMLMKLLVDPASDKVLGVHILGHDAGELAQVLGVAMRMGATKADFDATMAVHPTAAEELVTMREPTERVTA, encoded by the coding sequence ATGAACGAGTTCGAGTTTGACCTGTTTGTTATCGGCGGCGGGTCGGGTGGCGTGCGCGCGGCGCGGATTGCCGCCGGCCACGGGGCAAGGGTCGGGATCGCGGAAGAGTTCCGCTATGGAGGTACCTGCGTGATCCGGGGCTGCGTGCCCAAGAAGCTGTTCGTCCAGGCCTCCAAATTCTCCGAGGAGTTCGAGGACGCGGCAGGTTTCGGCTGGGACGTGGGAGCAAGCAGCTTCAACTGGGAGCGGCTGATCGATGCCAAGGACCGCGAGATCGCGCGTCTTGAAAACGTCTATCGGCGCAATCTGGAGCGCTCCGGCGTCGAGATGTTCGACAGCCGCGCGGTGCTTGAGGATGAGCATACCGTACATATCATGTCCGTCGACCGGCGGGTGCGGGCCAAGACGATCCTGATCGCCACCGGCGCGACGCCCAATGTCGATGCGGACCTGCCGGGCGGCGAACATGTCATCACCTCCAACGAGGCGTTTCATCTTGCCGACTTCCCCAAGCGGGTTGTGGTCGCCGGCGGCGGCTATATCGCCGTGGAATTCGCCGGCATCTTCGCCGGACTGGGCGCGGATACCACTCTGATTTACCGGGGCGAGGAGATCCTGCGCGGCTTCGACGACGATCTGCGCAAGGTGTTGCACGAGGAGATGGAAAAGAAAGGCATCAGAGTCCTTTGCGGCGATGTCTTCACCTCGATCGAGAAGCGCGGGGACAATGATTTCGTCGGCCATACCAAGCTCGGCGAGGCCATCGAGGCCGACCGCATCATGTTCGCCATCGGGCGTCGTCCGAACACCGCCGGCCTCGGGCTGGAGGCCGCCGGTGTGGTGACCTCGGCATCGGGCGCCATCGCGGTCGACGACCAGTCGCGGACCAATGTGCCGTCGGTCTATGCGGTGGGCGACGTCACGGATCGGGTCAATTTGACGCCGGTGGCGATCCGAGAGGGCCATGCCTTCGCCGACACCGTATTCGGCGGCAAGACATGGTCTGCCGATCACACGATGATCCCCACGGCGGTGTTCTCGCAGCCCGAAATCGGCACCGTCGGCATGACGCAGGCGGAAGCCGTGGCCAAGCACGGCACCGTTGATGTCTACCGCGCGCATTTCCGTCCGATGAAGCACACGCTGTCCGGGCGCGACGAGAAGATGCTGATGAAGCTTCTCGTCGATCCGGCGAGCGACAAGGTGCTCGGCGTTCACATCCTCGGCCACGATGCCGGCGAACTGGCGCAGGTGCTCGGCGTTGCGATGCGCATGGGCGCAACCAAGGCGGATTTCGATGCGACCATGGCGGTGCATCCCACCGCCGCCGAAGAGCTTGTCACCATGCGCGAGCCGACCGAGCGCGTCACGGCCTGA
- a CDS encoding DUF2059 domain-containing protein, which translates to MFSTLRHHLTSAASALFLLAAVAVPASAQENISDEHIAAARETVLAANAIRAFDNVLPLMADRTRTLFIQSNPANTTEIDLVVNEVALKLAERRPELNRVVYEVWARRFTIEELNQLAEFYKSPLGQKYSKVEPELRALSIGAAKQWGDAISTEMVTLVREELNKRQAAEPKTE; encoded by the coding sequence ATGTTTTCGACCCTTCGTCACCATTTGACGTCCGCAGCCTCCGCGCTGTTCCTGCTGGCGGCCGTTGCCGTTCCGGCGAGCGCGCAGGAAAATATCTCCGACGAGCATATCGCTGCCGCGCGGGAGACGGTTCTCGCTGCCAATGCGATCCGTGCGTTCGACAATGTGTTGCCGCTGATGGCGGATCGCACCCGCACGCTCTTCATCCAGAGCAATCCGGCAAACACCACCGAGATCGACCTGGTGGTCAACGAGGTCGCGCTGAAGCTCGCCGAACGCCGCCCCGAGCTGAACCGGGTGGTCTACGAGGTGTGGGCGCGCCGTTTCACCATCGAGGAGCTGAACCAGCTCGCCGAGTTCTACAAGTCGCCGCTCGGTCAGAAGTACTCCAAGGTAGAGCCGGAGCTGCGCGCCCTGTCGATCGGTGCCGCGAAACAGTGGGGCGATGCCATTTCCACCGAGATGGTCACGCTGGTGCGCGAGGAGCTGAACAAGCGCCAGGCGGCTGAGCCGAAGACGGAATAA
- the rpiA gene encoding ribose-5-phosphate isomerase RpiA, with amino-acid sequence MSDDFKRLAAEAALEEVRNGMRLGIGTGSTAEHFVRALAARVADGLDVVGVPTSERTASLCESLGVRLATLDACPKLDLTVDGADELDARLTLIKGGGGALLREKIVARASARMIVIADEGKQVATLGAFPLPVEVVPFGLRATCNAVEAAIAGFGHEARITLRGGDTPFVTDGQHHILDIELGQIGDAGALSRALLDIPGVVDHGLFIGIADAAYLAGAGGVTRLVPVP; translated from the coding sequence ATGAGCGACGACTTTAAGCGACTTGCTGCAGAGGCGGCACTGGAAGAAGTCCGCAACGGCATGCGCCTGGGGATCGGCACCGGATCGACCGCTGAACACTTCGTGCGCGCACTGGCCGCAAGGGTCGCGGACGGTCTTGATGTTGTCGGCGTTCCCACCTCCGAGCGCACCGCATCGCTTTGCGAGAGCCTGGGTGTGCGGCTTGCGACGCTTGACGCCTGCCCGAAACTGGATCTGACCGTCGACGGCGCCGATGAACTCGACGCACGGCTGACCCTGATCAAGGGTGGCGGTGGTGCCCTGCTGCGCGAGAAGATCGTGGCGCGGGCCTCGGCGCGCATGATCGTGATCGCCGATGAAGGCAAGCAGGTCGCGACCCTTGGCGCGTTTCCGCTGCCCGTCGAGGTCGTGCCCTTCGGCCTGCGCGCCACGTGCAATGCCGTCGAGGCCGCGATCGCCGGGTTTGGCCATGAGGCCCGGATCACGCTGCGCGGGGGCGATACGCCGTTCGTGACCGACGGCCAACACCATATTCTCGACATCGAACTGGGGCAGATCGGGGATGCTGGCGCGCTGTCGCGCGCGCTCCTCGATATTCCAGGTGTCGTCGATCATGGATTGTTCATCGGCATCGCCGATGCCGCCTATCTTGCCGGTGCGGGAGGCGTGACCCGCCTCGTTCCGGTGCCTTGA
- a CDS encoding methyl-accepting chemotaxis protein: MRLFSVSQRKDVVKKNISEIAPEPDITVGADTTSTSLAGDHQTSLTLDLMETDLQAAAAKIGNGAKALGLRVGEQLIVLSDIRGQSEALREESQQADTTARELSTAIAHLADASGEIDAQVRASSQLAEEARDVADTANAGIEDLKTAIEDIASVVRLISDVAKQTNLLALNATIEAARAGEAGKGFAVVANEVKSLSVETQTATDEIVANIGRLQHSAEGSILAVNRIIGVIGEILPSFAKVADQVGDQLETSRSVGETARQTADFVRAVSEKVDTIASATDAAEQAGEAARAASEGMMALGAGLGQRFTMMIRQTAIGDRRTQDRLPAERDGTLSAAGTRIRVKTRDVSEGGVLLVPQDGDTWPRLGPAAADIDELGTVDLAVVAASENGLHCVFLEPSAAFRTNVAALLATVRKQLDPLIVRACDGAERVEAAMREALTDGRLTKEDLFDTDYRPIPGTDPEQVENNALAVLETILPPIQEEILAASKGMAFCAAVDRNGYLPVHNLIYSKPQSADDPAWNAANCRNKRIFDDRAGLSAARNTRPFLVQTYPRNMGNGTIVWMREVDAPVVLDGHHWGGFRTAYKL; encoded by the coding sequence ATGCGTCTTTTTTCTGTTTCACAACGCAAGGACGTCGTGAAGAAAAACATTTCGGAGATCGCGCCGGAGCCGGACATTACGGTCGGCGCCGACACCACATCCACATCGCTTGCCGGCGATCACCAGACATCGCTCACGCTCGACCTGATGGAGACGGATCTTCAGGCGGCGGCAGCAAAAATCGGCAACGGAGCAAAGGCGCTCGGGCTGAGGGTCGGGGAACAGCTCATCGTTCTCTCCGACATTCGCGGCCAGTCGGAAGCGCTTCGCGAAGAATCGCAGCAGGCCGATACGACCGCGCGCGAGCTCTCGACGGCGATTGCCCATCTGGCGGACGCAAGCGGCGAGATCGACGCACAGGTGCGCGCCTCCTCCCAACTGGCAGAAGAAGCCCGTGACGTCGCGGACACCGCCAACGCCGGCATCGAGGACTTGAAGACGGCCATCGAGGACATTGCCAGTGTCGTGCGTCTGATTTCCGATGTCGCCAAGCAGACCAACCTGCTTGCGCTCAATGCAACCATCGAGGCCGCCCGCGCCGGAGAGGCCGGCAAGGGGTTCGCGGTCGTGGCCAACGAGGTGAAGTCGCTTTCGGTGGAGACGCAAACGGCGACCGACGAGATCGTCGCCAACATCGGCCGTTTGCAGCACTCCGCCGAAGGCAGCATCCTGGCGGTCAACCGGATCATCGGTGTGATCGGCGAAATCCTCCCCAGCTTCGCGAAAGTGGCGGACCAGGTGGGCGATCAGCTCGAGACATCGCGGTCGGTTGGGGAAACCGCGCGCCAGACCGCCGACTTCGTGCGCGCCGTCAGCGAGAAGGTCGACACGATCGCGTCGGCGACCGATGCCGCCGAACAGGCCGGAGAGGCCGCCCGCGCGGCCTCCGAAGGCATGATGGCGCTCGGCGCCGGGCTCGGCCAGCGCTTCACGATGATGATCCGTCAGACCGCGATCGGCGACCGACGCACCCAGGATCGCCTGCCCGCAGAGCGGGACGGAACCCTGTCCGCCGCCGGCACGCGCATCCGCGTCAAGACCCGCGACGTCTCCGAGGGCGGCGTGCTGCTGGTGCCGCAAGACGGCGACACCTGGCCCCGCCTCGGCCCCGCCGCGGCGGACATCGACGAGCTCGGCACGGTCGACCTGGCTGTCGTCGCGGCATCGGAGAACGGCCTGCATTGCGTGTTCCTGGAGCCGTCGGCCGCGTTTCGAACCAATGTCGCGGCCCTGCTCGCCACTGTGCGCAAGCAGCTCGATCCACTCATTGTCCGCGCCTGCGACGGCGCCGAACGCGTCGAGGCGGCCATGCGCGAGGCGCTGACGGACGGACGCCTGACCAAGGAAGATCTCTTCGACACGGACTATCGCCCAATTCCCGGAACCGATCCGGAGCAGGTGGAAAACAACGCGCTTGCGGTTCTGGAGACCATCCTGCCGCCGATCCAGGAAGAGATCCTCGCCGCATCGAAAGGGATGGCCTTTTGCGCCGCCGTCGACCGCAACGGCTATCTGCCGGTGCACAACCTGATCTACTCGAAGCCCCAAAGCGCGGACGACCCGGCATGGAACGCGGCCAACTGCCGCAACAAGCGGATCTTCGACGACCGCGCCGGCCTGAGTGCCGCGCGAAACACACGGCCCTTCCTCGTCCAGACCTATCCCCGCAACATGGGCAACGGCACCATTGTCTGGATGCGCGAGGTCGACGCGCCGGTCGTGCTCGACGGCCACCACTGGGGCGGCTTTCGCACCGCCTACAAACTTTAG
- a CDS encoding HAD family hydrolase, giving the protein MTPTVLVFDLDGTLVDTKHDLANALNAVLAQEGHTPVSTQSLGHLFGHGARALLRKGLELNGVAAPDSALLDRLQPAFLDHYRANIAVESHPFPGAVDAMAALRARGFRIAVCTNKTEALARQLLDTLGLSAAIDAFVGGDTYARSKPNAEPVLGAISRAGGQPARAVMIGDSKTDVDAARAACIPVIAVTFGYASVPVADLSPDAIISAFQTLPETLAALGLTP; this is encoded by the coding sequence ATGACCCCGACCGTCCTCGTGTTCGATCTCGACGGCACGCTCGTCGATACCAAACATGACCTGGCCAACGCCCTGAACGCGGTGCTGGCGCAGGAGGGCCACACGCCGGTGTCGACGCAAAGCCTCGGACATCTCTTCGGCCACGGCGCGCGCGCGCTCCTGAGGAAGGGGCTGGAACTGAATGGCGTCGCGGCGCCCGACAGCGCCCTCCTCGACCGGCTGCAACCGGCCTTCCTCGATCACTACCGGGCGAACATCGCCGTCGAAAGCCACCCTTTTCCCGGAGCCGTCGACGCGATGGCCGCGCTCAGGGCGCGCGGATTTCGCATTGCGGTCTGCACCAACAAGACCGAAGCGCTGGCGCGCCAGCTCCTGGACACGCTCGGCCTGAGCGCCGCGATCGATGCCTTCGTCGGCGGCGACACATACGCGCGGTCGAAACCCAATGCCGAACCGGTGCTCGGCGCGATCAGCCGTGCCGGAGGCCAGCCTGCGCGCGCCGTGATGATCGGCGACAGCAAGACGGACGTCGACGCCGCACGGGCGGCGTGCATCCCGGTCATCGCGGTGACATTCGGCTATGCGTCCGTTCCCGTGGCGGATTTGTCGCCGGACGCGATCATTTCAGCGTTTCAGACATTGCCGGAAACGCTCGCGGCACTGGGCCTCACGCCCTGA
- a CDS encoding NAD(P)-dependent oxidoreductase yields the protein MTDISKVAVYGLGNMGFPLARRIAARFAVQVFDLNQDMLATAGTEFGAETITGPEALSQTPVVVLCLPSPKVSLAVLRQIAPHLPKDAVVVETSTVNPEDVIACRDVLAPFGIRVIDASLMAGVSQMEAGTASLLIGGEEAAIAVCKPVLDAIAEKQTVFGALGTGAAAKVINNAVAHAVMVVVAEAGSMATATGVSIDKLVGLLSDPQMGLHRPLTYRFAKRVVEGDYAGGMPLDAARKDSRLALDLAQTESIPLFAIQAAHSVYEMAARAGYAREDYAVIAKLWEDWHVPAVPK from the coding sequence ATGACCGATATCTCGAAGGTTGCCGTTTACGGTCTCGGCAACATGGGCTTTCCCCTCGCCAGGCGAATTGCGGCCCGTTTTGCGGTGCAGGTTTTCGATCTGAACCAGGACATGCTCGCCACCGCCGGGACGGAATTCGGCGCCGAGACCATCACCGGGCCCGAGGCGCTGTCGCAGACACCGGTCGTGGTTCTGTGTCTGCCCAGCCCGAAGGTCTCGCTTGCCGTGCTTCGCCAGATCGCGCCGCATCTGCCAAAGGACGCAGTGGTTGTGGAAACCTCGACGGTGAACCCGGAGGACGTGATCGCTTGCCGGGATGTTCTCGCCCCTTTCGGGATCCGGGTGATCGACGCATCGCTCATGGCGGGCGTGAGCCAGATGGAGGCAGGAACCGCTTCGCTTCTCATCGGCGGAGAGGAGGCCGCCATCGCCGTCTGCAAGCCGGTTCTTGATGCGATTGCCGAGAAGCAGACCGTGTTCGGTGCCCTTGGAACCGGCGCGGCCGCCAAGGTCATCAACAACGCCGTGGCCCATGCTGTCATGGTGGTCGTGGCAGAGGCCGGCTCCATGGCAACCGCGACGGGAGTTTCCATCGACAAGCTTGTCGGGCTTCTCTCCGACCCGCAGATGGGGCTGCACCGTCCGCTGACCTACCGTTTCGCCAAGCGGGTCGTGGAGGGGGACTATGCCGGCGGAATGCCCCTGGACGCCGCTCGAAAGGATTCACGTCTCGCACTCGACCTGGCACAGACGGAGAGCATTCCCCTGTTCGCAATCCAGGCCGCGCATTCGGTCTACGAAATGGCGGCGCGTGCGGGCTATGCGCGTGAAGACTACGCCGTCATCGCGAAGCTGTGGGAGGACTGGCACGTACCGGCCGTCCCGAAATAG
- a CDS encoding aldehyde dehydrogenase: MDTRTKADELVSINPADGSEVGRVAITTPLELDAIVARGQAAFRNSGWKELMPHKRAEVLHAIANGLLAEKEPLATLQMRDNGKPIAECRGMVDYAVGAFRYYASVCETLETDVTPRRGDYVSFTVLEPYGVVAAINPWNSPIMNDAAKVAPALAAGNAVILKPSEDAPLLAPELARIAAAAGLPDGLLQVVQGRGAEVGAALVAHKGVGMISFTGGTTTGRVIGRVAGERIVPVALELGGKSPHVVFADADLDHAVAAVAAGIFGSSGQSCVAGSRLLVEESVHDEVVARLVDRAKRIVLAAPDAKGVEMGPLASFHHRERVHAFVEGARAEGGRVLCGGSAPEGEDYGAGAYYLPTVIDGLPHDAVSCQDEAFGPVLVVLPFKNEADLVEMANGTDFGLACGIWTENFKKAWRTGRALEAGSVWINTYKQSVTSTPFGGFKDSGIGREKGIDGLRLYAQVKSMFFGLQENPLPIAK; the protein is encoded by the coding sequence ATGGACACCCGTACGAAAGCCGACGAACTCGTCAGCATCAACCCCGCCGATGGCAGCGAAGTGGGGCGCGTGGCGATCACCACCCCGCTGGAGCTGGATGCCATCGTCGCACGTGGGCAGGCTGCCTTCCGCAATTCGGGCTGGAAGGAGCTGATGCCGCACAAGCGGGCGGAGGTGCTGCACGCAATCGCCAACGGCCTGCTGGCCGAAAAGGAGCCGCTTGCAACGCTCCAGATGCGGGACAACGGCAAGCCGATCGCCGAATGCCGGGGGATGGTCGACTATGCGGTCGGCGCGTTCCGGTATTACGCGTCGGTCTGCGAGACGCTCGAGACCGACGTCACACCGCGCCGCGGTGACTACGTATCCTTCACCGTGCTTGAGCCCTATGGCGTGGTTGCGGCCATCAACCCCTGGAATTCGCCGATCATGAATGATGCGGCGAAGGTGGCGCCCGCGCTTGCCGCCGGCAACGCGGTCATCCTGAAACCGTCGGAGGATGCCCCGCTGCTCGCGCCGGAGCTGGCGCGCATCGCCGCCGCCGCGGGGTTGCCCGACGGCCTGCTTCAGGTGGTGCAGGGGCGTGGAGCCGAGGTTGGCGCCGCCCTTGTGGCTCACAAAGGAGTGGGCATGATCTCCTTCACGGGCGGCACGACCACAGGGCGGGTGATCGGCCGGGTTGCCGGCGAGCGTATCGTTCCGGTGGCTCTTGAGCTCGGCGGCAAGTCCCCGCATGTCGTCTTCGCCGATGCGGATCTGGATCACGCGGTGGCGGCGGTTGCCGCCGGCATTTTCGGCTCGTCCGGCCAGTCCTGCGTTGCCGGCTCCAGGCTGCTTGTCGAGGAGAGCGTTCACGATGAGGTCGTGGCGCGGCTTGTGGACCGCGCGAAACGCATCGTGTTGGCGGCTCCCGACGCCAAGGGCGTGGAGATGGGACCGCTCGCCTCGTTCCATCACCGCGAACGCGTTCACGCCTTCGTGGAGGGCGCCCGCGCGGAAGGCGGGCGCGTGCTGTGCGGTGGCTCGGCTCCCGAAGGAGAAGACTACGGGGCAGGGGCCTATTACCTGCCCACCGTGATCGATGGGCTGCCTCACGATGCCGTCTCCTGCCAGGACGAGGCGTTCGGCCCCGTTCTGGTCGTGCTGCCGTTCAAGAACGAGGCCGACCTCGTTGAGATGGCCAATGGCACGGACTTCGGCCTCGCCTGCGGTATCTGGACCGAGAACTTCAAGAAGGCATGGCGCACAGGGCGCGCGCTTGAGGCGGGGTCCGTCTGGATCAACACCTACAAGCAATCCGTGACGAGCACGCCCTTCGGCGGCTTCAAGGACAGCGGCATCGGTCGCGAGAAGGGCATCGACGGTCTTCGTCTCTATGCGCAGGTGAAGAGCATGTTCTTCGGCCTGCAAGAGAATCCGCTGCCGATCGCCAAGTGA
- a CDS encoding tripartite tricarboxylate transporter permease: MIEVLSGLPHALLVDSILAMVVGTAAGILVGAIPGLTATLAMALLLPFTYTMSPLVALGMMAGIYNGSMYGGAIPAILMRIPGTPSAVATTFDGYPLAQAGRAKYALHIALISSTAGSIISALALMVIAPPLVTLALKFGPTEYFWVAIFGLTSVSLLLAGAPAKGLASAMIGVAVGLVGMDMMTGSERLVFGVRHIAGGIDLAVMLTGLFAVPPALAMLSASSGGRSRADLTGAGLRVREAFTFARTWIRSGIIGVVIGIMPGAGGNLAGILSYAEEKRAARDSSRFGKGDPRGIAASECANNADNASSLIPTLALGVPGNSVAALMMGAMLIQGLTPGPALFSQHADVVYGFMWQMLLTAFMMLGLGLVGAKLFVNMLRIPAALLAPMILIVCSLGTYASTNAMADVWLMLAFGVTGYVLSRSGYPIAPIVLGAILGPMAESSFRQALLISRGDPLSFVSSPISIILVIAILAILSLPLLRSRARKASSG, translated from the coding sequence ATGATCGAAGTTCTCTCCGGGCTTCCACACGCCCTGCTTGTCGACAGCATTCTGGCGATGGTTGTGGGCACTGCCGCCGGCATTCTCGTCGGTGCGATCCCCGGCCTCACGGCCACCTTGGCCATGGCGCTCCTGCTGCCGTTCACCTACACGATGTCGCCGCTCGTGGCGCTCGGCATGATGGCCGGGATCTACAACGGGTCCATGTATGGCGGTGCCATCCCGGCAATCCTGATGCGGATTCCGGGTACGCCCTCCGCTGTTGCCACCACATTCGACGGCTATCCGCTGGCACAGGCCGGCCGGGCCAAATATGCGCTGCACATTGCGCTGATCTCGTCCACGGCGGGCTCCATCATCAGCGCGCTCGCGCTCATGGTCATTGCGCCGCCGCTGGTGACACTCGCCCTGAAGTTCGGTCCCACGGAATATTTCTGGGTCGCGATCTTCGGCCTTACCAGTGTCTCGCTGCTGCTCGCCGGTGCGCCCGCCAAGGGGCTCGCCTCTGCAATGATCGGCGTTGCCGTCGGCCTCGTCGGCATGGACATGATGACCGGTTCGGAAAGGCTGGTCTTTGGCGTGCGCCACATTGCCGGTGGGATCGATCTCGCCGTCATGCTCACCGGGCTCTTCGCGGTGCCTCCGGCACTTGCCATGCTTTCCGCCTCCTCGGGTGGACGCAGCCGCGCCGACCTGACCGGCGCCGGCCTCAGGGTGCGCGAGGCCTTCACCTTCGCGCGCACATGGATCCGTTCGGGCATCATCGGCGTTGTCATCGGCATCATGCCCGGCGCCGGCGGCAATCTCGCCGGCATCCTGAGCTATGCCGAGGAAAAGCGCGCGGCGCGGGATTCCTCGCGCTTTGGCAAGGGAGACCCGCGCGGCATTGCTGCATCGGAGTGCGCCAACAATGCCGACAACGCCTCGTCGCTGATCCCGACCCTGGCGCTCGGTGTTCCGGGGAACTCGGTTGCGGCCCTGATGATGGGCGCGATGCTGATCCAGGGACTGACCCCGGGGCCGGCACTGTTCAGCCAGCACGCGGATGTCGTCTACGGCTTCATGTGGCAGATGCTGCTGACGGCCTTCATGATGCTCGGTCTCGGACTGGTCGGTGCGAAGCTGTTCGTGAACATGCTGCGCATTCCCGCTGCGCTGCTTGCGCCGATGATCCTCATTGTCTGCTCGCTCGGCACTTACGCCTCGACGAATGCCATGGCCGACGTCTGGCTCATGCTCGCCTTTGGCGTGACAGGCTATGTGCTGTCCCGCTCGGGCTATCCCATCGCTCCGATCGTTCTGGGCGCGATCCTCGGCCCGATGGCGGAATCCTCCTTCCGTCAGGCTCTGCTGATCTCGCGCGGCGATCCGCTCTCCTTCGTCTCGTCGCCGATCTCGATCATCCTCGTCATCGCGATCCTGGCGATCCTCTCCCTTCCGCTGCTGCGTAGCCGAGCGCGCAAGGCGTCTTCCGGTTGA
- a CDS encoding tripartite tricarboxylate transporter TctB family protein, with product MAVTPERAEGNTVRPLERLAVALAVALAGGVVVFDGTRQAGASAYFPIAVGSAMIVLSAVSVAGLGRDLRFTDEAPLLKGFAGLVLLAAFIGLSGQIGFLTASLAFIPAMAVLGGDRNVVRVVVGTLAFVVMAYVVFHLALAQPFPAELILGG from the coding sequence GTGGCAGTAACGCCTGAAAGGGCAGAGGGAAACACCGTCCGGCCGCTGGAGCGGCTGGCGGTGGCTCTCGCCGTCGCGCTTGCCGGAGGGGTCGTCGTCTTCGACGGCACCCGGCAGGCCGGGGCAAGTGCTTACTTTCCCATTGCGGTCGGCAGCGCGATGATCGTGCTGTCGGCGGTCTCCGTCGCCGGGCTTGGCCGTGACCTGCGTTTCACCGACGAGGCGCCGTTGCTCAAGGGGTTCGCCGGTCTCGTCCTGCTTGCCGCCTTTATCGGGCTTTCCGGCCAGATCGGCTTTCTCACGGCTTCTTTGGCTTTCATTCCTGCAATGGCGGTTCTTGGCGGCGACCGCAATGTCGTGCGCGTCGTCGTCGGAACGCTTGCCTTTGTCGTCATGGCCTATGTCGTGTTCCACCTCGCGTTGGCACAGCCGTTCCCGGCGGAACTGATCCTGGGAGGCTGA
- a CDS encoding tripartite tricarboxylate transporter substrate binding protein, with translation MLKKLMTAAAAIGLFAGPALADWPEKSLELLVAYGAGGGTDVTARTLQPLLEKELGQSVVVVNRPGAAGEVGHAALANAEPDGYTIGIVNLPPMLTIPITKDAAFKPEQIIPVAGLVRDPSAISVPGNSQFNSLDELIAYARENPGAVTIGTTGVGTDDHLAMRYLAKATGAEFTHVPFASSGAARTALMGGHVSAAALNLGEAMPSAQEGKVKILAHFGSEASPLAPEVATAKSLGVDVEMLSERGVGVPAGTDPAIVEKLAAAIAAVANDPAFIERNKKLFTEVAYKPTAEFQQHVKKLREDYQAMWAESPWQ, from the coding sequence TTGCTCAAGAAACTCATGACGGCCGCCGCGGCCATTGGCCTCTTCGCCGGCCCGGCTCTTGCCGACTGGCCCGAAAAGTCGCTCGAGCTGCTTGTTGCCTATGGCGCGGGAGGCGGCACCGACGTGACCGCCCGCACCCTCCAGCCGCTGCTGGAAAAGGAACTCGGGCAGTCCGTCGTCGTCGTCAACCGCCCGGGCGCGGCCGGCGAGGTGGGTCACGCGGCCCTCGCCAATGCCGAGCCTGACGGCTACACGATCGGCATCGTGAACCTGCCGCCGATGCTCACCATTCCGATCACCAAGGATGCTGCGTTCAAGCCGGAGCAGATCATTCCGGTCGCAGGACTGGTGCGCGACCCGTCCGCGATCTCGGTTCCCGGCAACAGCCAGTTCAACTCGCTTGACGAACTGATCGCCTACGCCAGGGAGAACCCGGGCGCGGTCACGATCGGCACGACTGGCGTCGGCACTGACGATCATCTCGCGATGCGTTACCTCGCCAAGGCGACGGGCGCGGAATTCACGCATGTTCCCTTTGCGTCCTCAGGTGCTGCTCGTACCGCACTGATGGGCGGTCACGTGTCCGCGGCCGCGCTGAACCTTGGTGAGGCCATGCCGAGCGCCCAGGAAGGCAAGGTCAAGATCCTCGCCCACTTCGGATCCGAGGCGTCGCCGCTGGCGCCCGAGGTTGCGACCGCCAAGTCGCTGGGTGTCGACGTCGAGATGCTGTCGGAGCGCGGCGTCGGCGTGCCGGCCGGCACGGATCCGGCGATCGTCGAGAAGCTCGCTGCAGCCATCGCGGCCGTGGCCAACGATCCGGCGTTCATCGAGCGCAACAAGAAGCTCTTCACCGAGGTCGCCTACAAGCCGACGGCGGAGTTCCAGCAGCACGTGAAGAAGCTGCGTGAGGACTATCAGGCCATGTGGGCCGAGTCCCCGTGGCAGTAA